The Candidatus Tanganyikabacteria bacterium genomic interval CGAACCGGTGCCCTCTGCGTTCCAGCTCCTTGTCGAGGTCGTCGAGCAGGATGTTGGATAGCAGCGGCGAGAGCGGACCGCCTTGCGGCGTGCCCTCCTCCCGTACTGACACCAGCCCGCCTTCCATCATCCCCGCTTGCAAATAGCGGCGGATGAGCAGAAGCACCATCTTGTCCTTCACTCGCCTGGCCACCCGCGCCATGAGCACGTCGTGATTTACGCGGTCAAAGAACTTTTCAAGGTCCATGTCCACGACCCAACGGTGACCCGCCGCGATGTACTCACGGGCACGCAGGACGGCGTCGTGCGCGCCCCGTCCCGGTCGGAAGCCAAAGCTCGCGTCCGAGAACGTCGGGTCAAAGATCGGGTTGAGAACTTGGAGCAGGGCCTGCTGGATCATCCGGTCCAGCACCGTCGGGATGCCCAGCATGCGTTTCCCCTTGCCGTCCGGTTTGGGGATTTCCACCTTGCGGACGGGCTGGGGGAAGTAGCGCCCGCTGCGCAGCTCCTCCCGGATGCGATCCCAGTGCTCGCGGCAGTAGGGCATCAGATCCTCGACGGTCATCCCGTCGACTCCTGGCGCCCCGCCGTTTCGCACCACGCGTTCATGTGCGGCTATCAGGTTCTCGCGGCGCAACACCTCCTCGATGAGCGACCGAGCCTGGTCCCCGGCTTGTTCTTCTCGCGCCGCGTACGCTTGACGCGCAGCATCCACTACCTCGGCGGTTCCGCCGCCTACTTCTTGGAGCTGCTCGGGCATCTCAGCCCTCTTGCCTGCGTCTACTTCGTCCATCGAGCGATCTGAGCCGGAAAGGCTCTAGTGTTCGGCCCTTCGCCGCCGTGCGCAGCGGCTACTATGGC includes:
- the ltrA gene encoding group II intron reverse transcriptase/maturase, whose amino-acid sequence is MPEQLQEVGGGTAEVVDAARQAYAAREEQAGDQARSLIEEVLRRENLIAAHERVVRNGGAPGVDGMTVEDLMPYCREHWDRIREELRSGRYFPQPVRKVEIPKPDGKGKRMLGIPTVLDRMIQQALLQVLNPIFDPTFSDASFGFRPGRGAHDAVLRAREYIAAGHRWVVDMDLEKFFDRVNHDVLMARVARRVKDKMVLLLIRRYLQAGMMEGGLVSVREEGTPQGGPLSPLLSNILLDDLDKELERRGHRFVRYADDCNVYVKSKAAGDRVMASLERFLAKRLRLKVNRDKSAVARPWQRKFLGYTVTVNRQPKLKVAPQSVKRLKAKLRPRLREARGKSLKASIEDIRPLLKGWMAYFRLAQVKGTFEELDQWIRRRLRSVMWRQWKRPRIRLRKLQARGMDFRSAAFACYTHRGPWWSARHTLNQVVPNAELRGLGLVSLLEEHQRLASST